From Salvelinus sp. IW2-2015 linkage group LG2, ASM291031v2, whole genome shotgun sequence, one genomic window encodes:
- the LOC111978145 gene encoding GRIP and coiled-coil domain-containing protein 2-like, producing MEQDTSPESVASPPPGAAAKSKLDTLSKDDLIKFAKKQMAAIQKMKSKCADLEKEVDNLKCQPKGNSGDSIIQELTERMSALLLEKAETQQSAVLLRKENEKIKHREQDAVGKLATLLGELDQTKEDHQKKIAALEKSLDSSQAKHKEEVEFFQRLLRKKEENDREKESEREQEKQREREHSNESVEAISRSLESQILSLQTELAAALERSAQVASAMQEDHQRALTEVSSKAQQEVENLREELAQHSVQHEEELRALEEDFEKERERLLLLQEELSEQLALKDSFLQDVQEEEEEPSGRSSGIARMLELSGVSQINASDGETESGQLRSALEDQQSQNTMLQDELTFLGNVKTELEAELERVREEFQTEKEELQFKIEELLMTREVATPNRDLQEAQAFTQLQQSGPQRDSVDGLPASPASPSSPRQSLSSPVPGAAHQSLTLQEKQGQAQELRSQCESLDRSQAVAEYEHTRDILRGLETELGQRTGDFTRQYEAMKEQAASAVQELQESVRGLTEERDSLVERVKGLDEDRDSLLEKVQGLEKRLESFLEQTQAAEGLKKQLQTSLEEKTALALKLKDSVEAQTVLASELKASLEVQTVLAVELRASVEDLSKQNGEILSQLQMKESAVQELEETVNVVSTARDRTLSALQDREMEVMRLWEEREREVEESQGQRGEVAELQARIEELEKERRLLKSNLEEVQRERSENVQGSPGEELEELQARIEELEKERSLLKSNLGEVVGDTEALQKDLREMKLANEKMRTENQELLTQVSQATETLSDREREEKEGRETEREEEEEQAEKERRELQQQLTEKDTVISQLRSEMAGLQSTAPSPVSEENTANEFTEKIALLEKESKXKBERMNKIKAVAVKARKELDTSRKEAVSLKEEVEVLKAERERVTSSMKDIIHGAEGYKNLQLDYDRQTEQLDKERETVEGAEKQISELTKRLNTAVQQHEQLWSESEDLMTELETLRSTVRQMEGQTAELHRQTDTLNRDLQAERLLKEQKTKELSSLQKEVEELTVQLRRQKQQSQQTTQELEQLRKEAQQSSLLDMEMADYERLVKELNTKLSEKDVCVEELKTQIHTHTQEEDALNQEIEVLKSQLDQGEDKSSKMKQLLVKTKKDLADAKRQEAIQMMTLASLKGELEAHQQQLENNKIQCCDLTAERHRLHEQLRTLTEQQQRTSSSLQQRLTTLQQEANTAKAELSSVTAEFDSYKVRVHNVLKQQKNKTSAQSDGDATKQDREQMESMVDQYKAKLQDSQQSLAASTAELQQLQMEHDTLLERHNKILQENRR from the exons ATGGAG CAGGACACCAGCCCAGAGTCTGTGGCCTCACCTCCTCCAGGTGCCGCCGCTAAGTCAAAG TTGGATACGTTGTCCAAAGATGACCTCATCAAGTTTGCCAAGAAGCAGATGGCTGCCATACAGAAGATGAAGTCCAAATGTGCAG atttgGAAAAGGAGGTCGATAACCTAAAATGTCAGCCAAAAGGCAATTCAGGTGACTCCATCATACAG GAGCTGACCGAGAGGATGAGTGCCTTGCTGCTGGAAAAGGCTGAGACCCAGCAGAGTGCGGTGTTGCTGCGGAAGGAGAATGAGAAGATCAAGCACCGGGAACAG GATGCAGTAGGGAAACTGGCCACCCTGCTGGGAGAGTTGGACCAGACCAAGGAAGACCACCAGAAGAAAATTGCAGCCTTGGAGAAGAGCCTAGACTCATCCCAAGCCAAACACAAAGAAGAAGTCGAATTCTTCCAGAGGCTTctgaggaagaaagaagagaatgacagagagaaagagagcgaaagagagcaagaaaagcagagagaaagggaacactCAAACGAGAGTGTAGAAGCCATTAGCCGCAGCCTGGAGTCACAGATCCTGAGTCTGCAGACGGAGCTAGCTGCAGCCTTGGAGCGAAGCGCCCAGGTGGCTTCAGCGATGCAAGAAGACCACCAGAGGGCGCTGACAGAGGTTAGTTCAAAG GCCCAGCAGGAAGTAGAGAACCTGAGAGAGGAGTTGGCTCAGCATAGTGTGCAACATGAAGAGGAGCTGAGAGCTCTGGAAGAGGactttgagaaggagagagagagactgctactCCTCCAAGAGGAGCTCAGTGAGCAGCTGGCTCTCAAAGACAG CTTCCTGCAGGATGtgcaggaagaagaggaggagcctAGCGGCCGCAGCTCAGGGATAGCCAGGATGTTGGAGCTGTCTGGTGTAAGTCAGATTAATGCCagtgatggagagacagagagcggacAGCTACGATCCGCCCTGGAGGACCAGCAATCCCAGAATACCATGCTGCAAGATGAGCTGACCTTCCTGGGCAATGTGAAGACTGAACTGGAGGCGGAGCttgagagggtgagggaggagttTCAGACAGAGAAGGAGGAACTACAGTTTAAAATCGAAGAGTTGCTGATGACCCGGGAGGTTGCGACCCCTAACCGTGACCTTCAGGAGGCTCAAGCTTTCACTCAGCTCCAGCAGAGCGGCCCTCAGAGAGATTCAGTGGACGGCCTACCTGCCAGCCCTGCTAGCCCCTCCAGCCCCAGACAGAGCCTGTCCAGCCCTGTCCCTGGTGCAGCCCACCAGAGCCTGACCCTGCAAGAAAAGCAGGGTCAGGCTCAGGAGCTGAGGTCCCAGTGTGAGTCCCTAGACAGGAGCCAGGCGGTGGCTGAGTACGAACACACCAGAGACATCCTGAGAGGCCTGGAGACTGAGCTAGGTCAGAGGACCGGGGACTTCACCAGACAGTATGAAGCTATGAAGGAACAGGCGGCTTCTGCAGTCCAGGAGCTACAGGAGAGCGTCAGAGGGCTTACTGAGGAGCGAGATAGTCTGGTGGAGAGGGTGAAAGGGTTGGATGAAGACAGAGACAGCCTGTTGGAAAAGGTCCAGGGCCTGGAGAAGAGGCTGGAGAGCTTCCTGGAGCAGACACAGGCAGCCGAGGGGCTGAAGAAGCAGCTGCAGACGTCTCTGGAGGAGAAGACTGCGTTAGCCCTCAAGCTAAAGGACTCAGTAGAGGCGCAGACAGTGTTAGCCTCTGAGCTAAAGGCATCTCTTGAGGTGCAGACAGTGTTAGCTGTAGAGCTAAGGGCTTCAGTGGAGGATCTGAGCAAGCAGAACGGGGAGATCCTCTCTCAGCTACAGATGAAGGAGAGTGCTGTTCAGGAGTTAGAGGAGACAGTCAATGTGGTGAGCACAGCGAGAGACAGAACACTGTCAGCACtgcaggacagagagatggaggtgaTGAGGCtgtgggaggaaagagagagggaggtggaggagagtcaaGGCCAAAGAGGGGAGGTGGCTGAGCTACAGGCTCGTATAGAGGAGTTAGAGAAGGAGAGGCGCCTGCTGAAGAGTAATCTAGAGGAGGTGCAGAGGGAGAGGTCTGAGAATGTGCAGGGGAGCCCAGGGGAAGAGTTGGAGGAGCTGCAGGCTCGTATagaggagctggagaaggagaggagcctGCTGAAGAGTAATCTGGGGGAGGTGGTGGGAGATACTGAAGCTCTACAGAAAGACCTGAGGGAGATGAAACTGGCCAATGAGAAGATGAGAACAGAGAACCAAGAACTACTGACACAGGTCAGCCAGGCTACAGAGAcactgtcagacagagagagggaggaaaaggagggaagagagacggagagagaggaggaggaagaacaggcggagaaggagaggagagagctacaACAGCAGCTAACAGAGAAGGACACAGTGATATCTCAGCTGAGAAGTGAGATGGCTGGCTTACAG TCTACAgccccctctcctgtctcagagGAGAACACAGCCAATGAGTTCACTGAGAAAATCG cCCTGCTGGAGAAGGAAAGCAAAGRGAAGRATGAGAGGATGAATAAGATCAAGGCKGTGGCTGTGAAAGCCAGGAAGGAGCTGGACACCAGCAGGAAAGAGGCTGTGTCTCTGAAGGAGGAAGTGGAGGTGTtgaaggctgagagagagagagtgaccagCTCAATGAAAGACATCATCCATGGAGCAGAGGGATACAAG aacTTGCAGCTGGACTACGACAGGCAGACAGAGCAGctggataaggagagagagacggtggaGGGAGCTGAGAAACAGATCTCCGAGCTGACCAAACGACTAAACACCGCAGTACAACAg CATGaacagctgtggtcggagagtgAGGACCTGATGACCGAGTTGGAGACTCTGAGGAGCACGGTGAGACAGATGGAAGGACAGACAGCAgaactacacagacagacagacaccctgaACAGAGACCTGCAGGCTGAGAGACTACTGAAGGAGCAAAAGActaag GAGCTGTCGTCGTTgcagaaggaggtagaggagttGACAGTTCAGCTCCGCAGACAGAAGCAGCAGTCTCAGCAGACAACACAGGAGCTAGAGCAGCTACGCAAG GAGGCCCAGCAAAGCTCGTTGTTGGACATGGAGATGGCAGACTATGAACGCCTGGTCAAAGAACTCAACACCAAACTGTCAGAGAAGGACGTGTGTGTGGAGGAGCTgaaaacacagatacacacacacacacaggaagaagaCGCACTCAACCAGGAGATCG AGGTTCTGAAGTCCCAGCTGGACCAGGGGGAGGATAAGAGCTCCAAGATGAAACAGCTGCTGGTGAAAACCAAGAAAGACCTGGCTGATGCCAAGAGACAG gaagcCATTCAGATGATGACGCTGGCCTCTCTGAAGGGAGAGCTGGAGGCACATCAACAGCAACTAGAGAACAACAAG ATCCAGTGCTGTGACCTGACTGCGGAGCGCCACAGACTGCATGAGCAGCTGAGGACACTGACTGAACAACAGCAGAGAACAAGCAGCTCCCTGCAACAGAGACTGACCACACTACAGCAGGAGGCTAACACTGCCAAG GCTGAGCTGTCATCTGTCACTGCTGAGTTTGACAGCTATAAGGTCAGAGTTCACAACGTCCTCAAACAACAGAAGAACAAAACCTCAGCACAGAGTGATGGAGACGCCACTAAACAGGACAG agagcagaTGGAGTCCATGGTGGACCAGTATAAAGCCAAGCTGCAGGACAGTCAGCAGAGTCTGGCGGCGAGCACTGCGGAACTACAACAGCTCCAGATGGAACATGACACACTGCTGGAACGACACAACAAGATACTGCAGGAGAACCGTCGCTAA